One window from the genome of Prinia subflava isolate CZ2003 ecotype Zambia chromosome 2, Cam_Psub_1.2, whole genome shotgun sequence encodes:
- the IL17A gene encoding interleukin-17A, which produces MSPTFCASLLRPLLLVLLAVLSASSPAHGKVIKPGLKPENLFKQTSAGCPTQKDSKFPQTVRVNLSISNTNQDTRASLDVSSRSLAPWDYRIDEDHDRFPRLIAVAECRHSRCVTPEGQLDHSLNSVPITQEILVLRREQRGCQQSYRLEKKIITVGCTCVTPLVQHQA; this is translated from the exons atgtCTCCAACTTTTTGCGCTTCTCTG CTCAGACCCCTGCTCCTCGTGCTGCTGGCCGTGCTGTCAGCCAGCAGTCCTGCCCACGGGAAGGTGATCAAGCCTGGGCTCAAGCCAGAGAATCTCTTCAAGCAAACATCTGCTGGATGCCCGACCCAAAAAGACTCAAAGTTCCCCCAAACTGTGAGAGTCAACCTCAGCATCAGCAACACGAACCAGGAcaccagagccagcctggatgTCAGCAGCCGCTCTCTGGCTCCGTGGGATTACAG GATCGACGAGGACCACGACCGCTTCCCGCGGCTGATCGCGGTGGCCGAGTGCCGCCACTCGCGGTGCGTGACCCCGGAGGGGCAGCTGGACCACAGCCTCAACTCCGTCCCCATCACGCAGGAGATCCTGGTGCTGcgcagggagcagaggggctgccagCAATCCTAcaggctggagaagaaaataatcacTGTGGGCTGCACGTGCGTCACCCCCTTGGTGCAGCACCAGGCGTGa